From Acidobacteriota bacterium, one genomic window encodes:
- the sufC gene encoding Fe-S cluster assembly ATPase SufC produces MLLEVKDLHAGIEGKEILKGLNLQVKKGEVHAIMGPNGSGKSTLSKVLAGHPTYEVISGEVLFEGKNLLELEPDERAREGVFMAFQYPVEVPGVSNSQFLRLAYNQKALHHGLEELDPLEFNDYLKEKAKIVDMDPQFFKRSVNEGFSGGEKKRNEILQMAVLEPKLAVLDETDSGLDIDALRIVAEGVNKLRSSENAIILVTHYQRLLNYIQPDFVHVLAGGKIVKEGGKELALELEEKGYDWVKGAAV; encoded by the coding sequence ATGCTACTAGAAGTTAAAGATCTACACGCCGGTATCGAAGGCAAAGAAATTCTGAAAGGCCTGAATCTTCAGGTCAAAAAAGGTGAGGTTCACGCGATCATGGGGCCGAACGGCTCGGGCAAATCGACCTTGTCAAAGGTTTTGGCCGGACATCCGACCTACGAAGTGATCTCGGGCGAGGTTTTGTTCGAAGGCAAAAACCTGCTCGAACTTGAACCTGACGAACGTGCCCGCGAAGGCGTTTTCATGGCGTTTCAGTATCCGGTCGAGGTTCCGGGTGTGTCGAATTCGCAGTTCCTGCGGCTCGCCTATAACCAAAAGGCTCTGCATCACGGGCTGGAAGAGCTTGACCCGCTTGAGTTCAACGATTACCTGAAGGAAAAGGCCAAGATCGTGGATATGGACCCGCAGTTTTTCAAGCGTTCGGTCAACGAAGGCTTTTCGGGTGGTGAGAAAAAGCGGAATGAGATCCTGCAAATGGCGGTGCTTGAGCCTAAGCTTGCTGTGCTCGACGAAACCGATTCCGGGCTCGACATCGATGCTCTGCGAATCGTCGCTGAGGGAGTGAACAAGCTGCGTTCAAGCGAGAATGCGATCATCCTGGTTACTCACTATCAACGTCTTTTGAACTACATCCAGCCTGATTTTGTACACGTTTTGGCCGGCGGCAAGATCGTGAAGGAAGGCGGGAAGGAGTTGGCGCTTGAACTGGAAGAGAAGGGATATGATTGGGTGAAGGGAGCCGCGGTTTAG
- a CDS encoding Rrf2 family transcriptional regulator, with the protein MKISAQEEYGLRCLVQLANLPDGESLTLPQIAELEGISTANAGKLMWLLNKADFVHSTRGTKGGYCLARPAEEIRLNEIIKVLDADVVDKHCESYTGVLDTCVHKGDCGIRPVIVGLHEIVENALSRITLAQLVGNESKVDAMFHSIQGIHRTLEAQRI; encoded by the coding sequence ATGAAAATTTCGGCACAAGAGGAATACGGACTTCGATGCCTGGTCCAACTGGCGAATTTGCCTGATGGCGAGAGCCTGACGCTGCCGCAGATCGCGGAGCTTGAGGGCATTTCGACGGCGAATGCCGGCAAGCTGATGTGGCTGCTGAACAAGGCGGATTTTGTTCACTCGACGCGGGGAACGAAGGGCGGCTATTGTCTTGCGCGTCCAGCTGAGGAGATCAGGCTGAACGAGATCATCAAGGTGCTCGACGCCGACGTCGTCGACAAGCACTGCGAGAGCTACACCGGCGTGCTCGACACTTGCGTGCATAAAGGCGATTGCGGCATTCGACCCGTTATTGTTGGGCTTCACGAGATCGTAGAGAATGCATTGTCCCGCATCACATTGGCTCAGCTGGTCGGCAACGAGAGCAAGGTCGATGCGATGTTCCATTCGATCCAAGGCATACATCGAACGCTGGAAGCCCAGAGAATTTGA
- a CDS encoding glycosyltransferase family 39 protein, whose translation MTEPAKSKSTNPAIIIAIWSAVLVTVFVAFRSTDLLKLPSLLGNLGGGPLFGGEGILASAVGAIIAVLILVSWLGIGSFVFRYLKTERGENFSQLLELVRNIAVGAIVTSLIWFFLGLAGLYSPLAAIIITVVGFVEGGINLARGREPKTESVRSDNATGFDKALLPLAAVPVVLAFVAALAPPIAKDTLLYHFAVPKAFIAQGSNAFIDGNIASYLALGTEMHAVWAMLLGNFVSTRAGEAAAGATTFLFFPLLLGAVFGWARELSVSRSWSLVATLMVAAIPTAFHVASSGYIDLALALYITLACYSLTRWWKTLSTSSMVLVGLFLGGALAVKLTAVFVFAAFALVVLLRARDAKNPVAIAPGSDPEGVATASASSGKIVALGFGALVLAGAIASPWYLRNWAATGSPVFPFYMSVWKGTANGWDVERSNLFQGMNSQYGGADINKTNYLMSPFRVSLAAQPENPELYDGVLGAAFLIGLPLLIWAFWKKKLADEFAIAAGVSAIVYLVLAVFKPTAAVFAADRSVVCGCDRWGDRISA comes from the coding sequence ATGACCGAGCCAGCAAAATCAAAATCCACTAACCCCGCGATCATCATCGCGATCTGGTCGGCTGTGCTCGTGACTGTGTTTGTCGCATTTCGCAGCACTGACCTGTTGAAACTGCCGAGTTTGCTAGGCAATCTCGGCGGCGGGCCGTTATTTGGTGGCGAGGGGATCTTGGCGTCGGCCGTTGGTGCGATCATAGCGGTTCTTATTCTTGTTTCGTGGTTGGGAATAGGGTCGTTTGTATTTCGATATTTGAAAACTGAGCGCGGCGAAAATTTCTCGCAGCTGCTCGAACTTGTTCGAAATATCGCTGTCGGCGCGATCGTCACGTCGCTGATATGGTTTTTTCTCGGCCTTGCGGGGCTTTATTCACCGTTGGCCGCGATAATTATTACGGTCGTGGGATTTGTAGAAGGCGGAATAAATCTCGCTCGTGGAAGGGAACCGAAAACCGAAAGCGTTCGGTCTGACAATGCAACGGGCTTCGACAAGGCACTGCTTCCTCTCGCCGCGGTTCCAGTTGTTCTCGCATTCGTTGCGGCCCTTGCTCCGCCGATAGCGAAGGACACCTTGCTCTATCATTTTGCGGTGCCAAAGGCGTTTATCGCACAGGGCAGCAATGCGTTTATTGATGGCAATATCGCAAGTTACCTGGCTCTCGGCACCGAGATGCATGCGGTTTGGGCGATGCTGCTTGGCAATTTTGTCAGCACGCGAGCAGGCGAAGCGGCGGCCGGGGCGACGACATTTTTATTCTTCCCTTTGCTGCTCGGCGCGGTATTTGGGTGGGCAAGGGAACTTAGTGTTTCGCGAAGTTGGTCGCTTGTCGCGACGCTGATGGTTGCGGCGATCCCGACAGCATTTCATGTGGCTTCGAGCGGTTATATTGACCTTGCTCTTGCTCTTTATATCACGCTCGCGTGTTATTCGCTGACGCGTTGGTGGAAGACTTTGTCGACGTCGTCGATGGTTCTAGTTGGTTTATTTCTGGGCGGGGCATTGGCCGTTAAATTGACGGCGGTGTTTGTTTTTGCGGCTTTCGCCTTAGTTGTGTTGCTACGGGCTCGGGATGCTAAGAACCCAGTCGCTATCGCTCCCGGTTCTGACCCGGAGGGCGTTGCGACGGCTTCCGCGAGTTCCGGCAAGATCGTGGCCTTGGGTTTTGGGGCTTTGGTTTTGGCTGGGGCGATCGCTTCGCCGTGGTATTTGCGGAACTGGGCGGCGACGGGGTCGCCGGTTTTTCCGTTTTACATGAGCGTTTGGAAGGGGACGGCAAACGGTTGGGACGTTGAGCGGTCGAACCTTTTCCAGGGCATGAACTCGCAGTACGGCGGGGCCGACATCAACAAGACGAACTATTTGATGTCTCCATTCCGCGTTTCGCTCGCGGCTCAGCCTGAGAATCCAGAGTTGTACGACGGTGTTTTAGGTGCCGCATTTCTGATCGGCCTGCCGCTGCTGATCTGGGCGTTTTGGAAGAAGAAGCTGGCGGACGAATTCGCGATCGCGGCTGGAGTGTCGGCGATAGTTTATCTTGTTTTGGCTGTTTTCAAGCCCACAGCTGCGGTATTTGCTGCCGATCGCTCCGTTGTTTGCGGTTGCGATCGTTGGGGCGATCGAATCAGTGCTTGA
- a CDS encoding DUF2490 domain-containing protein, with amino-acid sequence MNIKTLTALLVLFAVFAVSASAQNTFKTDFQVWNDTQIIIPLNKKKDVNAVIWVFGRFGNNVSTTTDARIGGLITKKVNKYATLGGGYLYRYSNPTFVRSRYESRYLGLATFTVPLSKDKKWTLVNRNIYQYEDRYSRPNASVVRNRAWLKREVTVGGKKIEPFVSFETFYDFRLKAFARYRTQAGFSRKFYPNLSADIYYVRQDETGNGIRPGTLNGIGSSFRINL; translated from the coding sequence ATGAACATTAAAACACTTACAGCTTTGCTCGTTCTGTTCGCCGTTTTTGCCGTTAGTGCATCAGCACAGAATACCTTCAAAACTGACTTCCAGGTCTGGAATGATACACAGATCATCATTCCTCTCAATAAGAAGAAAGATGTTAATGCCGTTATTTGGGTTTTTGGGCGATTCGGGAACAACGTTTCGACCACGACAGACGCCAGGATCGGCGGGCTGATCACGAAAAAGGTAAATAAATACGCGACGCTTGGCGGCGGATACCTCTACCGGTACTCAAACCCAACGTTCGTTCGCTCTCGGTACGAAAGCCGCTACCTAGGTTTAGCAACATTTACGGTGCCACTGAGTAAGGACAAAAAGTGGACGCTGGTAAACCGAAATATCTATCAGTATGAAGATCGATATTCCCGGCCAAATGCTTCGGTTGTTCGGAATCGTGCCTGGTTGAAGCGCGAGGTTACGGTTGGGGGCAAGAAGATCGAGCCGTTCGTATCCTTCGAAACCTTTTACGACTTTCGGCTGAAAGCTTTTGCGAGATACCGCACGCAGGCTGGTTTTTCTCGCAAGTTTTATCCAAATCTTTCTGCCGATATTTACTATGTTCGACAAGATGAAACGGGAAATGGTATCAGGCCCGGAACTCTTAATGGCATAGGTTCGAGTTTTCGTATCAACTTATAA
- a CDS encoding sodium-dependent bicarbonate transport family permease — protein MDPQLILSSLTNPTLLFFALGIVATVVRSDLEIPATTVKFISLYLLFAIGFKGGQELAHSDFSTEIFFSLILGIVAACFVPFYTFFILKRRMEVSDAAAVAATYGSVSAVTFVAATSFLEAQQQTFGGHMVAVMALMETPAIIIGVILMMKYEKDSSSRGRLRSIFHHSLTNGSVLMVVGSLVIGIIADSKQAEGIKPFTTDIFKGFLAIFLLEMGMVTARRFAAFRKYGWFVAAFGIVIPLINGVFFAIFSGLITKNPGNRFMFGVLAASASYIAVPAAMRLAAPKADPGLYIPMALGVTFPFNITIGMPIYYAVVKYVNFG, from the coding sequence ATGGACCCACAGCTGATCCTTTCCAGCCTGACCAACCCAACGCTTTTGTTTTTTGCGTTGGGGATCGTCGCTACCGTCGTTCGCAGCGATCTTGAGATACCGGCGACGACGGTCAAGTTCATCTCGCTTTATCTGTTGTTTGCCATCGGATTCAAAGGCGGGCAGGAACTGGCCCACAGCGACTTTTCGACCGAGATATTCTTTTCGCTCATTTTGGGCATTGTTGCCGCTTGCTTCGTGCCGTTCTATACATTTTTCATTCTGAAACGCAGGATGGAGGTGAGCGACGCGGCGGCCGTTGCGGCAACGTATGGGTCGGTTAGCGCTGTTACGTTTGTTGCGGCAACATCGTTTCTTGAGGCTCAGCAGCAAACCTTCGGCGGGCACATGGTTGCCGTCATGGCTCTAATGGAAACGCCGGCGATCATCATCGGCGTTATCCTGATGATGAAATATGAAAAGGATTCCAGCAGTCGCGGACGACTGAGGAGCATTTTTCATCATTCGCTAACGAATGGCAGTGTCCTAATGGTTGTCGGAAGCCTCGTCATAGGTATCATTGCCGACAGCAAACAGGCGGAGGGTATTAAGCCGTTTACGACTGATATTTTCAAGGGTTTTCTCGCGATCTTCCTGCTCGAAATGGGCATGGTCACGGCGCGTAGATTTGCCGCTTTTCGGAAATATGGTTGGTTCGTTGCGGCTTTCGGGATCGTGATTCCTCTGATAAACGGGGTATTTTTTGCGATCTTCAGCGGTTTGATCACTAAGAATCCTGGAAACCGGTTCATGTTCGGCGTGCTGGCCGCAAGCGCGTCCTATATCGCTGTTCCCGCAGCTATGCGGCTTGCGGCACCAAAGGCCGATCCCGGACTATATATTCCGATGGCTTTGGGCGTCACATTCCCTTTCAACATAACCATCGGAATGCCGATCTATTATGCTGTGGTCAAGTATGTGAATTTTGGATAG
- a CDS encoding RidA family protein produces MITIQPSGQPKPKGHYSPGIEHDGLIYVSGQLPMTLDTREPFTGDIDGQTELALRNVEAVLHAAGSDLGRVLQFTIYVSDMELWGAVNAAYARVMGDHRPARAIVPVKDLHFGTKIEIQAIAAKPTDR; encoded by the coding sequence ATGATAACGATCCAACCTTCAGGTCAACCAAAACCCAAAGGCCACTATAGCCCGGGGATCGAGCACGACGGCTTGATCTATGTTTCGGGGCAGTTGCCGATGACGCTGGATACGCGCGAGCCCTTTACGGGTGATATTGATGGGCAGACGGAACTTGCTTTGCGGAACGTCGAGGCGGTTTTGCACGCGGCGGGGAGTGATCTGGGGCGCGTTTTGCAGTTTACGATCTATGTCTCTGACATGGAATTGTGGGGTGCGGTGAATGCGGCTTACGCACGCGTGATGGGCGATCATCGTCCGGCGAGAGCGATCGTGCCGGTGAAGGATCTGCATTTTGGAACCAAGATCGAGATACAGGCGATCGCAGCAAAGCCGACCGATCGTTGA
- a CDS encoding GNAT family N-acetyltransferase: MRSTSKAVIRIEPLQPKDSLLLSAIARRAYADHFRYLWYDDGEAYMERSFSPKALENELSDFANLFFAAYFKDKAAGFLKLRPENTLPLFADANAFEIERIYLAKEFKGKGIGKRMMDTAAGIAGSMGKDLIWLKVMAGNETSIGFYRSCGYSICGEEVLKQPGLRPEHSGMYVMRKDLNDRQPA, translated from the coding sequence GTGAGATCTACGTCTAAGGCCGTGATAAGGATCGAACCTCTGCAACCCAAGGATTCGTTGCTTTTGTCGGCTATCGCCCGGCGGGCATATGCCGATCATTTCAGATATCTCTGGTACGACGATGGCGAAGCCTATATGGAAAGATCGTTCAGCCCGAAGGCTTTGGAGAACGAGCTTAGCGACTTCGCGAATCTCTTTTTCGCCGCATATTTTAAAGACAAGGCAGCTGGTTTTCTGAAACTTCGGCCTGAGAACACGCTTCCCCTCTTTGCCGATGCCAATGCGTTCGAGATCGAAAGGATCTATCTGGCAAAAGAATTCAAGGGCAAGGGTATTGGAAAGCGTATGATGGACACCGCTGCCGGGATAGCTGGTTCAATGGGCAAAGATCTGATATGGCTGAAGGTAATGGCCGGAAACGAAACCTCGATCGGGTTTTACCGTAGCTGCGGTTACTCCATTTGCGGTGAAGAGGTTCTTAAACAACCCGGATTAAGACCTGAGCACAGCGGAATGTACGTCATGCGCAAGGACTTAAACGATCGGCAACCGGCATAG
- a CDS encoding RidA family protein — MNIERRWIAFAIFAIVAVSIVAVSLLSSELSDVSAQVSVKRAIETSEAPKAIGPYSQAIIANGFIYTAGQVGADPKTGSIVDGGIEAQTEQVLKNIEAVLKASGSSLDDAVKTTVFLTDLNDFAKMNEVYAKRFKAPFPARSTVQVVKLPRDGKIEIEVVAVVKGGNR, encoded by the coding sequence ATGAATATCGAGCGTAGGTGGATCGCGTTTGCCATATTCGCGATCGTGGCGGTTTCAATCGTTGCCGTGAGTCTATTGAGCAGTGAGCTCAGCGACGTTTCGGCCCAGGTTTCGGTCAAACGAGCGATCGAGACCAGCGAGGCTCCGAAGGCGATCGGGCCGTATTCGCAGGCGATCATTGCCAACGGGTTTATCTACACTGCCGGCCAGGTCGGAGCGGATCCAAAGACGGGATCGATCGTTGACGGCGGGATCGAGGCGCAGACCGAGCAGGTTTTGAAGAATATTGAGGCTGTGCTGAAAGCTTCGGGCAGCTCGCTCGACGATGCGGTGAAAACGACTGTTTTTCTGACGGATCTGAACGACTTTGCCAAGATGAACGAGGTCTACGCGAAACGGTTCAAGGCTCCGTTTCCGGCGCGTTCGACGGTGCAGGTTGTGAAATTGCCGCGTGATGGCAAGATCGAGATCGAGGTTGTGGCAGTCGTTAAGGGCGGCAATAGGTAG
- the sufB gene encoding Fe-S cluster assembly protein SufB, producing the protein MSTAAELLTNREYKYGFVTDIETETIARGLSEDTVRLISSKKNEPEWMLDFRLKAYRKWLTMEQPDNWANFDYPAIDFQNISYYSAPKQKPSKASLDEVDPELLRTFEKLGIPITEQKMLANVAVDAVFDSVSVATTYKKKLLEAGVIFCSFTEAVELYPDKIQKYLGSVVPVGDNYYAALNSAVFSDGSFVFIPKGVRCPMELSTYFRINTQEAGQFERTLIVAEEGGYVAYNEGCTAPQFDTNQLHAAVVELVALDDAEIKYSTVQNWYAGDENGKGGIYNFVTKRGACRGVRSKISWTQVETGSAITWKYPSVILQGDNSIGEFYSVALTNNAQIADTGTKMIHLGKNTKSTIISKGISAGKSNNSYRGLVKIMPKAEGARNYTQCDSMLIGGKSEANTFPYIEVMNNTARVEHEATTSKISEDQLFYLQQRGIPQEDAVSLIINGFCKEVFRELPMEYAVEATKLLGLKLEGSVG; encoded by the coding sequence ATGTCGACAGCAGCAGAATTACTTACAAATCGGGAATACAAATACGGCTTTGTCACGGATATCGAGACCGAGACGATCGCTCGCGGCCTGTCGGAAGACACCGTGCGGCTCATCTCGTCAAAAAAGAACGAGCCCGAATGGATGCTCGATTTTCGGCTGAAGGCGTACCGGAAATGGCTTACGATGGAGCAGCCGGACAACTGGGCGAATTTTGACTACCCGGCGATCGATTTTCAGAATATCTCGTACTATTCGGCCCCGAAGCAAAAGCCTTCGAAAGCGAGTCTGGACGAGGTCGACCCGGAATTGCTGCGGACGTTCGAAAAACTCGGCATCCCGATAACCGAGCAGAAAATGCTTGCGAACGTGGCGGTCGATGCGGTGTTTGATTCGGTGTCGGTCGCGACAACTTACAAGAAAAAGCTGCTTGAGGCCGGCGTGATCTTTTGTTCGTTTACCGAGGCCGTCGAGCTTTATCCGGACAAGATCCAGAAATATCTGGGCTCGGTCGTTCCCGTCGGCGACAATTATTACGCGGCTCTGAACTCGGCGGTTTTCTCCGACGGTTCGTTCGTCTTTATCCCAAAAGGCGTCCGCTGCCCGATGGAGCTTTCGACATATTTCCGCATCAATACGCAGGAAGCGGGGCAGTTCGAACGTACGCTGATCGTGGCTGAAGAAGGCGGCTATGTGGCGTATAACGAGGGCTGCACGGCACCGCAGTTTGATACCAATCAGCTCCACGCGGCGGTCGTCGAGCTGGTCGCTTTGGACGACGCCGAGATCAAATACTCGACCGTTCAGAACTGGTACGCCGGTGACGAGAACGGCAAGGGCGGTATTTATAACTTTGTGACAAAGCGCGGTGCTTGTCGCGGTGTGAGATCGAAAATTTCTTGGACACAGGTTGAGACCGGCAGTGCCATCACCTGGAAATATCCGAGCGTTATCTTGCAGGGCGATAATTCGATCGGTGAATTCTACTCCGTGGCCTTAACCAACAACGCCCAGATCGCCGACACGGGCACCAAGATGATCCACCTTGGCAAGAACACAAAATCAACGATCATCTCAAAAGGCATCTCAGCCGGAAAATCGAACAACAGCTATCGCGGCCTCGTCAAGATAATGCCGAAAGCCGAAGGTGCGAGAAATTACACCCAATGCGATTCGATGCTCATCGGCGGCAAGTCCGAGGCGAACACGTTCCCGTACATCGAGGTAATGAACAACACCGCCCGAGTCGAACACGAAGCGACGACGAGCAAGATCAGCGAAGACCAGTTGTTTTACTTGCAGCAACGTGGAATCCCGCAGGAAGATGCTGTTTCGCTCATCATCAACGGGTTTTGCAAGGAAGTTTTCCGTGAGTTGCCGATGGAATATGCGGTCGAGGCGACGAAGTTGTTGGGATTGAAGCTTGAGGGAAGCGTAGGGTAA
- a CDS encoding cupin, with product MAEIFRAKEFTGTRAWESLPVASMDGVSVKIHWTDQPYIWHVNDGEEVFAVLDGEVEMNYREQGVEKKALLSTGDIFFAGVGCEHVAHPIGEARILVVEKEGSV from the coding sequence ATGGCCGAGATTTTCAGAGCAAAAGAATTTACCGGCACGCGGGCATGGGAATCGCTGCCGGTCGCGTCTATGGACGGCGTTTCAGTCAAGATCCACTGGACTGACCAACCGTATATCTGGCACGTCAACGATGGCGAAGAAGTTTTTGCCGTTCTAGATGGCGAGGTTGAAATGAATTATCGCGAGCAGGGAGTGGAGAAGAAGGCTTTATTATCGACGGGCGATATTTTTTTCGCGGGTGTCGGTTGCGAGCACGTTGCGCATCCGATCGGCGAAGCTCGAATTCTAGTCGTGGAGAAAGAAGGCAGTGTCTAA
- a CDS encoding phosphoribosyl-AMP cyclohydrolase: MALLVLSITNFAQSTTSFNISEKMVTDAQAGWCGALVKINETKEKGGDYTKTASDILDSAYSYQYGVVLFKPTLTTGEQVFRMDKEGALAYFVGGNSKYKDDGGFALKGWKKCESKPKGIILNGDTALSMGNVHMWDKDGKETVVDKTWGYKLDEKGNLRIILHHSSLPYKPTK, translated from the coding sequence ATGGCTTTGCTCGTACTTTCAATTACGAACTTCGCGCAGTCAACGACCAGTTTTAATATTTCTGAAAAAATGGTGACTGATGCTCAGGCCGGATGGTGCGGGGCTTTGGTCAAGATCAACGAGACAAAAGAAAAGGGCGGCGACTATACCAAAACGGCCTCGGACATTCTGGACTCGGCTTATAGTTATCAGTACGGCGTAGTCCTCTTTAAGCCGACGCTGACCACCGGCGAACAGGTTTTTAGAATGGATAAGGAGGGTGCCCTCGCATACTTTGTCGGTGGTAACTCTAAATATAAAGATGACGGCGGATTTGCCTTAAAAGGATGGAAGAAGTGCGAGAGCAAGCCGAAGGGTATAATTCTCAACGGCGATACCGCTCTCTCGATGGGCAACGTTCACATGTGGGATAAGGACGGAAAGGAAACCGTCGTCGACAAGACGTGGGGCTACAAACTGGACGAGAAAGGTAACCTGCGGATCATTTTGCACCACTCTTCGCTCCCGTATAAACCCACAAAATAG
- a CDS encoding PhzF family phenazine biosynthesis protein: MKLNIFQVDAFTRSPFGGNPAAVVPLDAWLPDDVMHNIAQENNLSETAFFVRNADVFEIRWFTPTFEIDLCGHATLASAFVIFDVLKLETKTIRFHSHKSGDLSVEKNGDVLTLDFPSRPVSPVEAPDGLFDAIGGTPNEVFKARDYFLVFETEQDVLDLKPNFSALHDIAALLKIDAHGFIVTAPGDSSDFVSRFFAPEVGVFEDPVTGSSHCNLIPFWAERLGKTEMFARQVSARGGELFCELAGDRVKIGGNAVLYMKGEIYV; the protein is encoded by the coding sequence ATGAAGCTAAATATCTTTCAAGTTGATGCCTTTACGAGGTCGCCTTTTGGCGGCAATCCAGCGGCGGTCGTGCCGCTTGATGCGTGGCTGCCGGACGATGTAATGCATAATATCGCCCAAGAAAATAACTTGAGCGAAACCGCTTTTTTCGTAAGGAATGCTGACGTTTTTGAGATCCGCTGGTTTACGCCGACCTTTGAGATCGACCTGTGCGGGCATGCGACGCTTGCATCCGCGTTCGTGATTTTCGATGTTTTAAAACTCGAGACTAAGACGATCAGATTTCATTCGCACAAAAGCGGAGATCTGTCGGTCGAAAAGAATGGGGACGTATTGACGCTTGATTTTCCGTCTCGCCCGGTCTCGCCGGTTGAGGCTCCGGACGGATTGTTCGACGCGATCGGAGGAACGCCAAACGAGGTCTTTAAGGCGCGCGATTACTTCCTGGTCTTTGAAACCGAGCAGGACGTGCTTGACCTGAAACCAAATTTTTCCGCGCTCCATGACATAGCGGCTCTTCTTAAAATTGACGCGCATGGTTTTATCGTCACAGCGCCCGGAGATTCTTCCGATTTTGTGTCCCGTTTCTTTGCACCCGAGGTCGGAGTGTTCGAGGATCCGGTGACGGGTTCGTCTCACTGCAATTTGATACCTTTTTGGGCTGAGAGGCTCGGCAAGACCGAGATGTTTGCCCGGCAGGTGTCGGCCCGGGGCGGTGAGTTGTTTTGCGAACTGGCAGGTGACAGGGTAAAGATCGGCGGGAACGCCGTTTTATACATGAAAGGTGAGATCTACGTCTAA
- a CDS encoding FKBP-type peptidyl-prolyl cis-trans isomerase, with translation MSRRIFLIVAIVFAFAFVTHAQTRPRKMPPAPAKPAANGLIKTASGLSYIITKRGKGRQAKAGDIVVVNYTGTLMNGKKFDSSYDSGRAITFPLGKGRVIKGWDEGIAKMHTGDQAIFIIPPKIGYGEKGNGPIPPNASMIFIVELMDINPK, from the coding sequence ATGAGCCGACGAATATTTCTGATAGTTGCTATCGTTTTTGCCTTTGCTTTTGTGACGCACGCACAGACGCGGCCGCGGAAGATGCCGCCGGCTCCGGCGAAACCGGCTGCTAACGGTTTGATCAAGACGGCCTCAGGTTTGTCGTACATCATCACCAAACGCGGAAAAGGCCGTCAGGCGAAGGCGGGTGACATTGTGGTCGTTAATTACACCGGAACGCTGATGAACGGGAAGAAGTTTGACAGCTCGTACGACAGCGGCCGGGCGATAACGTTCCCGCTCGGCAAGGGCCGCGTGATCAAGGGCTGGGACGAAGGCATCGCCAAAATGCACACCGGCGATCAGGCAATTTTCATCATCCCGCCCAAGATCGGCTACGGCGAAAAAGGCAACGGCCCGATCCCGCCGAACGCATCGATGATATTTATCGTGGAATTGATGGATATAAATCCGAAGTAA